One Microplitis mediator isolate UGA2020A chromosome 3, iyMicMedi2.1, whole genome shotgun sequence DNA segment encodes these proteins:
- the LOC130665461 gene encoding uncharacterized protein LOC130665461 isoform X2, with protein MLNIVKNYLERRSKLIKASRENGKTKKRTTEVMGSVTSVLGISTLAANTSNAVEESNESSTNMPVNRLDNGENVNTTQVEETSIKRQSKLIISKVENNKIIVARKINTTQKSVKFIKSYSNNDTTNTGGKTTSEEFAVSSTVPHDPAVEESTALKKISNNVAADSDTVGLKNKVTKYKNSEKIIDLGDSSDSESTIVLSCDLNKNKKMSKSKKCSSKNPKRVLMNFSKNLNGRSTLSVHKKLNKSATVISSSKLVDKKNNKSQDIYVDDSDLTLMLTADEPNKSQNIIKNEINDVYVGDSDSTLVLTPGEQNKSQSIDINKVNTCLGDSDSPLTLTPDEPSKFQNIIKNKVNDTYEGDSDSTLILTPDEHNNSQNIIKNKVDDIYDDSDSTVLLTPADECENRKKITNKTFNKTKESTEPPKKKSKNSGVWKNGTSQSTKIEAPCALSSQESKDKISKTFRDGSVNLSGLPPHELEEKLSEIIGDGQLEPQSHLLTQDVLKSSQNNDSADKSDKNHSLEDTLKLNETLDIRKLDDTLRLSQTNESTDSSLLHLNYQLYNENSDDELTDSSLGKLVIDESADKTIDSMDPMDISNIDQNNDSLDDKEDSPDVSMKSFGSNIKLKRLEKKRELAIRIERLDVAGLIKKPSNLCMQKELRVRLERLPFVNKKITPIKAQGKKRKSPDQKLLKKNKNGGSDLETSLKIVKIVLTPINLKDYPNLRNFQTDSPINCSNFQSSTVDKKLTKNNSTTRGNKSKILGSKKQSDSTLSPTRKRLVYKNTPEKSNSIKKRRRPNLKAAIKNVNSAANNNLNENSQLKKELRVNLVRLSMNDVVLWQSNVQRQNQIYKILFKGIKSKIYEKMIRKLGGVITDNPTIATVLIAEKISKTYEFISALVRGIPIVSIEWLHMSIEKNRFIEPTEYLLEDVKAEKMLNFNFKKSLMRSKETSLLKDYFFIIISSVSLLSTDKLTSLIELAGGKNLSQVPELLINEKIFIVCCKKDIRQFEKLYVDRRVEIVTAEFIIDSLLKQEFRFERPSL; from the exons atgttaaatattgTGAAAAATTATCTAGAACGACGATCAAAGTTGATCAAAGCCTCAAGAGAAAAcggtaaaacaaaaaaaagaacaacAGAGGTTATG gGTTCAGTAACTTCAGTTCTTGGAATCTCTACTTTAGCTGCAAATACTAGCAACGCAGTTGAAGAAAGTAATG AATCAAGTACAAATATGCCGGTGAATAGGTTAGATAATGGAGAAAATGTTAACACTACTCAAGTTGAAGAAACTTCGATTAAAAGACAAAGTAAGTTGATAATCTCAAAGGTAGAAAACAACAAAATTATTGTTGCtcgtaaaataaatacaacgCAGAAGTCAGTTAAGTTCATTAAAAGCTACTCGAACAATGATACCACTAATACTGGTGGTAAAACAACATCTGAAGAATTTGCTGTTTCAAGTACAGTTCCACATGATCCAGCAGTTGAAGAATCTACagctctaaaaaaaatatctaataacGTTGCAGCTGATAGTGACACTGTAGGCCTAAAAAATAAGGTCACAAAATATAAgaattcagaaaaaataattgacttGGGCGACTCCAGTGACTCAGAATCAACGATAGTATTGTCctgtgatttaaataaaaacaaaaaaatgtcgaAAAGTAAGAAGTGCTCGTCGAAAAATCCGAAGCGCGTGttgatgaatttttcaaaaaatttaaatggcaGATCTACTTTATCAGTTCATAAGAAACTCAATAAATCTGCGACAGTTATAAGTTCAAGTAAATtggttgataaaaaaaataataaaagtcaaGATATTTATGTTGATGATTCTGATTTAACTTTAATGTTGACGGCTGACGAACCCAATAAATcccaaaatattattaaaaatgaaattaatgatGTTTATGTTGGTGATTCTGATTCAACTTTAGTGTTGACTCCTGGTGAGCAGAATAAATCCCAAagtattgatataaataaagttaatacttGTCTTGGTGATTCTGATTCCCCTCTAACGTTGACACCTGACGAGCCCagtaaattccaaaatatCATCAAGAATAAAGTTAATGATACTTATGAAGGTGACTCTGACTCAACTTTAATATTGACGCCCGATGAGCACAATAATTCCCAAAATATCATCAAGAATAAAGTTGATGATATTTATGATGATTCAGATTCGACGGTTCTTTTAACACCAGCTGACGAGTGCGAgaatcgtaaaaaaataacaaataaaacttttaacaaAACTAAGGAGTCAACTGAACCTCCCAAGAAGAAATCTAAAAATTCGGGAGTTTGGAAAAACGGAACAAGTCAATCGACTAAGATTGAAGCTCCCTGTGCATTATCAAGTCAGGAGtcaaaagataaaatttctaaaacaTTTAGAGATGGATCAGTTAATTTATCTGGGCTTCCACCTCATGAGCTAGAAGAGAAACTCTCTGAAATAATTGGAGATGGTCAATTAGAGCCTCAGTCTCATCTCTTAACTCAAGATGTTTTGAAATCTAGTCAAAATAATGATTCAGCTGACAAATCTGATAAGAATCATTCTTTAGAGGATACATTGAAACTGAATGAAACTTTAGATATTCGAAAGCTTGATGATACATTGAGGTTGAGCCAAACTAATGAGTCAACTGATTCAAGCCTTCTACATTTGAATTATCAATTGtataatgaaaattccgaTGATGAATTGACGGATTCATCGTTAGGAAAGCTAGTAATTGATGAATCGGCTGATAAAACTATAGATTCTATGGATCCTATggatatttcaaatattgatcAAAATAACGATTCACTTGACGACAAAGAGGATTCTCCAGATGTCAGTATGAAGTCATTTGggtcaaatattaaattaaaaagactgGAAAAGAAGCGAGAGCTAGCTATCAGGATCGAGAGACTAGACGTTGctggattaattaaaaagcCATCTAATTTATGTATGCAAAAGGAGTTGAGAGTGAGATTGGAACGATTACcgtttgttaataaaaaaattactcccaTTAAAGCGCAGGGTAAAAAACGTAAATCTCCTGATCAAAAACTACtgaagaagaataaaaatggAGGTAGTGACTTGGAAACGTCTTTGAAAATTGTAAAGATTGTCTTGACTCCAATTAATTTGAAAGATTATccaaatttaagaaatttccAAACTGACTCTccaattaattgttcaaattttcaatcttCGACAGTTGACAAGAAACTTACTAAAAATAACTCTACTACTAGAGGTAATAAGAGTAAAATTTTAGGAAGTAAAAAACAATCTGATTCAACGTTATCGCCAACTCGAAAACgtttagtttataaaaatactccAGAAAAGAGTAATTCCATTAAGAAAAGACGAAGACCGAATTTGAAGGCTGccataaaaaatgttaactcAGCTGctaacaataatttgaatgaaaattcacagttaaaaaaagaattgagaGTTAATTTAGTAAGACTTTCTATGAACGATGTGGTTTTGTGGCAGTCAAATGTTCAAAGACAAAatcaaatttacaaaattttatttaaaggcatcaaaagtaaaatatatgaaaaaatgatacgAAAACTTG GTGGTGTTATTACTGATAATCCTACAATTGCGACTGTGTTGATTGCTGAAAAAATCAGCAAAACTTATGAGTTCATTAGCGCTTTGGTTCGCGGCATTCCTATTGTTTCAATTGAGTGGTTACATAtgagtattgaaaaaaataggtTTATTGAACCTactgaatatttattagaggATGTTAAAGCTGagaaaatgttaaattttaattttaaaaaaagtttgatgaGATCAAAAGAAACTAGTCTtctaaaagattatttttttatcattatttcaaGTGTCAGTTTGCTGTCTACTGATAAATTGACGA gcTTGATTGAATTAGCtggtggaaaaaatttatcgcaAGTACCTGAACTgttgataaatgaaaaaatatttattgtttgttGTAAAAAAGATATTCGACAATTTGAAAAGTTGTATGTAGATAGAAGAGTTGAAATTGTAACCGCAGAGTTCATTATTGATAGTTTATTGAAACAAGAATTTAGATTTGAAAGACCTAGTCTGTAG
- the LOC130665475 gene encoding mediator of DNA damage checkpoint protein 1-like has product MSEKSRKKKSDSNVAVITLSDDEEISIIEKENHSKSPGLNEDVNIIYQKSSSFSIIEIINTSSDNDNSINETSHSKSHNKRNSILIPCPIPQAGVFKTVITVRNDLISKNDLEGSDKKFNLNSSLEEKPIIIIDTIKKEVKTENCDNDSKDDCLKERVIIKSENIKEESDIKLENVKDEFNSSRLTKNNVTVKSENKRNESEYDDRKYNILKEVKRENIKTEEKYQSTRVINPNYNHRKKFKKDDKTDVSDSNTNNSDDWPMSSSASTSRSRRHTVYNIMFIDINYAKYEKPLSSIGGKIVSDPSTASILVVDKICIKINIICAIARGIPIVSILWIESSINKKKIDDPLPFIIKDQAFEEKYKFNLHESLIKAATEPLFNDYTFIITRNVKPKCSDLTKLIDAAGGSSLINAPKIWKKNTFIVSCDDDLRAARQKKVNSPKNATIPIVTTNFIIDSILRQKIVVKNYLLER; this is encoded by the exons atgtcaGAAAAGTCAAGAAAGAAAAAGTCAGATTCAAATGTA gcTGTAATTACACTAAGTGATGACGAAGAAATTAGTATCATTGAAAAAg aAAATCATTCTAAGAGTCCTGGTTTAAATGAAGatgttaatataatttatcaaaaaagcTCTTCATTTTCTATAATAGAAATTATAAACACATCATCTGACAATGACAACTCAATTAATGAAACTTCACACTCAAAATCACATAACAAAAGAAATTCTATATTAATACCATGCCCGATTCCACAAGCTGGTGTATTTAAAACCGTGATCACAGTCAGAAATGATTTGATATCAAAGAATGATCTCGAAGGTTCggataaaaagtttaatctaAACAGTTCATTAGAAGAAAAACCAATCATTATAATTGACACCATTAAGAAAGAAGTTAAAACGGAAAATTGTGATAATGATTCAAAAGATGATTGTTTAAAAGAAAGAGTCATTATAAAATCTGAAAACATCAAAGAAGAGTCAGATATTAAATTGGAAAATGTCAAAGATGAGTTTAACTCATCAagacttacaaaaaataatgtaactgtgaaatcagaaaataaaCGTAATGAATCAGAATATGATGacagaaaatataatattttaaaagaagtAAAGcgagaaaatataaaaactgaAGAAAAATATCAGTCTACTCGTGTCATTAATCCCAATTATaatcacagaaaaaaatttaaaaaagatgaTAAGACAGATGTATCGGAttcaaatacaaataattcagATGATTGGCCAATGTCTTCGTCAGCGAGTACTTCTCGGTCTAGACGTCATACTGTTTACAATATAATGTTTATAGACATTAATTATGCAAAATATGAAAAACCACTTTCTAGCATcg gAGGAAAAATAGTATCTGATCCATCAACTGCAAGTATTTTAGTTGTAGATAAAATCTGTATAAAGATAAATATCATCTGTGCAATAGCACGAGGTATTCCAATCGTTTCTATCCTGTGGATAGAATcaagtattaataaaaaaaaaattgatgatccattgccatttattattaaagacCAAgcttttgaagaaaaatataaatttaatttacatgaaaGCTTGATAAAAGCTGCAACCGAGCCCTTATTTAATGATTACACTTTTATCATTACACGCAACGTTAAACCGAAATGTTCTGATTTAACAA aattaATTGACGCAGCTGGTGGATCATCATTAATAAACGCGCCAAAAATTTGgaagaaaaatacatttattgtAAGTTGCGATGATGACTTGAGAGCAGctcgacaaaaaaaagtaaactcgCCTAAAAACGCAACTATTCCAATAGTAactacaaattttataattgattctattttaagacaaaaaattgTTGTAAAAAACTATCTGCTTGaacgttaa
- the LOC130665461 gene encoding uncharacterized protein LOC130665461 isoform X1: protein MLNIVKNYLERRSKLIKASRENGKTKKRTTEVMGSVTSVLGISTLAANTSNAVEESNGNNFVLESSTNMPVNRLDNGENVNTTQVEETSIKRQSKLIISKVENNKIIVARKINTTQKSVKFIKSYSNNDTTNTGGKTTSEEFAVSSTVPHDPAVEESTALKKISNNVAADSDTVGLKNKVTKYKNSEKIIDLGDSSDSESTIVLSCDLNKNKKMSKSKKCSSKNPKRVLMNFSKNLNGRSTLSVHKKLNKSATVISSSKLVDKKNNKSQDIYVDDSDLTLMLTADEPNKSQNIIKNEINDVYVGDSDSTLVLTPGEQNKSQSIDINKVNTCLGDSDSPLTLTPDEPSKFQNIIKNKVNDTYEGDSDSTLILTPDEHNNSQNIIKNKVDDIYDDSDSTVLLTPADECENRKKITNKTFNKTKESTEPPKKKSKNSGVWKNGTSQSTKIEAPCALSSQESKDKISKTFRDGSVNLSGLPPHELEEKLSEIIGDGQLEPQSHLLTQDVLKSSQNNDSADKSDKNHSLEDTLKLNETLDIRKLDDTLRLSQTNESTDSSLLHLNYQLYNENSDDELTDSSLGKLVIDESADKTIDSMDPMDISNIDQNNDSLDDKEDSPDVSMKSFGSNIKLKRLEKKRELAIRIERLDVAGLIKKPSNLCMQKELRVRLERLPFVNKKITPIKAQGKKRKSPDQKLLKKNKNGGSDLETSLKIVKIVLTPINLKDYPNLRNFQTDSPINCSNFQSSTVDKKLTKNNSTTRGNKSKILGSKKQSDSTLSPTRKRLVYKNTPEKSNSIKKRRRPNLKAAIKNVNSAANNNLNENSQLKKELRVNLVRLSMNDVVLWQSNVQRQNQIYKILFKGIKSKIYEKMIRKLGGVITDNPTIATVLIAEKISKTYEFISALVRGIPIVSIEWLHMSIEKNRFIEPTEYLLEDVKAEKMLNFNFKKSLMRSKETSLLKDYFFIIISSVSLLSTDKLTSLIELAGGKNLSQVPELLINEKIFIVCCKKDIRQFEKLYVDRRVEIVTAEFIIDSLLKQEFRFERPSL, encoded by the exons atgttaaatattgTGAAAAATTATCTAGAACGACGATCAAAGTTGATCAAAGCCTCAAGAGAAAAcggtaaaacaaaaaaaagaacaacAGAGGTTATG gGTTCAGTAACTTCAGTTCTTGGAATCTCTACTTTAGCTGCAAATACTAGCAACGCAGTTGAAGAAAGTAATGGTAATAATTTCGTACtag AATCAAGTACAAATATGCCGGTGAATAGGTTAGATAATGGAGAAAATGTTAACACTACTCAAGTTGAAGAAACTTCGATTAAAAGACAAAGTAAGTTGATAATCTCAAAGGTAGAAAACAACAAAATTATTGTTGCtcgtaaaataaatacaacgCAGAAGTCAGTTAAGTTCATTAAAAGCTACTCGAACAATGATACCACTAATACTGGTGGTAAAACAACATCTGAAGAATTTGCTGTTTCAAGTACAGTTCCACATGATCCAGCAGTTGAAGAATCTACagctctaaaaaaaatatctaataacGTTGCAGCTGATAGTGACACTGTAGGCCTAAAAAATAAGGTCACAAAATATAAgaattcagaaaaaataattgacttGGGCGACTCCAGTGACTCAGAATCAACGATAGTATTGTCctgtgatttaaataaaaacaaaaaaatgtcgaAAAGTAAGAAGTGCTCGTCGAAAAATCCGAAGCGCGTGttgatgaatttttcaaaaaatttaaatggcaGATCTACTTTATCAGTTCATAAGAAACTCAATAAATCTGCGACAGTTATAAGTTCAAGTAAATtggttgataaaaaaaataataaaagtcaaGATATTTATGTTGATGATTCTGATTTAACTTTAATGTTGACGGCTGACGAACCCAATAAATcccaaaatattattaaaaatgaaattaatgatGTTTATGTTGGTGATTCTGATTCAACTTTAGTGTTGACTCCTGGTGAGCAGAATAAATCCCAAagtattgatataaataaagttaatacttGTCTTGGTGATTCTGATTCCCCTCTAACGTTGACACCTGACGAGCCCagtaaattccaaaatatCATCAAGAATAAAGTTAATGATACTTATGAAGGTGACTCTGACTCAACTTTAATATTGACGCCCGATGAGCACAATAATTCCCAAAATATCATCAAGAATAAAGTTGATGATATTTATGATGATTCAGATTCGACGGTTCTTTTAACACCAGCTGACGAGTGCGAgaatcgtaaaaaaataacaaataaaacttttaacaaAACTAAGGAGTCAACTGAACCTCCCAAGAAGAAATCTAAAAATTCGGGAGTTTGGAAAAACGGAACAAGTCAATCGACTAAGATTGAAGCTCCCTGTGCATTATCAAGTCAGGAGtcaaaagataaaatttctaaaacaTTTAGAGATGGATCAGTTAATTTATCTGGGCTTCCACCTCATGAGCTAGAAGAGAAACTCTCTGAAATAATTGGAGATGGTCAATTAGAGCCTCAGTCTCATCTCTTAACTCAAGATGTTTTGAAATCTAGTCAAAATAATGATTCAGCTGACAAATCTGATAAGAATCATTCTTTAGAGGATACATTGAAACTGAATGAAACTTTAGATATTCGAAAGCTTGATGATACATTGAGGTTGAGCCAAACTAATGAGTCAACTGATTCAAGCCTTCTACATTTGAATTATCAATTGtataatgaaaattccgaTGATGAATTGACGGATTCATCGTTAGGAAAGCTAGTAATTGATGAATCGGCTGATAAAACTATAGATTCTATGGATCCTATggatatttcaaatattgatcAAAATAACGATTCACTTGACGACAAAGAGGATTCTCCAGATGTCAGTATGAAGTCATTTGggtcaaatattaaattaaaaagactgGAAAAGAAGCGAGAGCTAGCTATCAGGATCGAGAGACTAGACGTTGctggattaattaaaaagcCATCTAATTTATGTATGCAAAAGGAGTTGAGAGTGAGATTGGAACGATTACcgtttgttaataaaaaaattactcccaTTAAAGCGCAGGGTAAAAAACGTAAATCTCCTGATCAAAAACTACtgaagaagaataaaaatggAGGTAGTGACTTGGAAACGTCTTTGAAAATTGTAAAGATTGTCTTGACTCCAATTAATTTGAAAGATTATccaaatttaagaaatttccAAACTGACTCTccaattaattgttcaaattttcaatcttCGACAGTTGACAAGAAACTTACTAAAAATAACTCTACTACTAGAGGTAATAAGAGTAAAATTTTAGGAAGTAAAAAACAATCTGATTCAACGTTATCGCCAACTCGAAAACgtttagtttataaaaatactccAGAAAAGAGTAATTCCATTAAGAAAAGACGAAGACCGAATTTGAAGGCTGccataaaaaatgttaactcAGCTGctaacaataatttgaatgaaaattcacagttaaaaaaagaattgagaGTTAATTTAGTAAGACTTTCTATGAACGATGTGGTTTTGTGGCAGTCAAATGTTCAAAGACAAAatcaaatttacaaaattttatttaaaggcatcaaaagtaaaatatatgaaaaaatgatacgAAAACTTG GTGGTGTTATTACTGATAATCCTACAATTGCGACTGTGTTGATTGCTGAAAAAATCAGCAAAACTTATGAGTTCATTAGCGCTTTGGTTCGCGGCATTCCTATTGTTTCAATTGAGTGGTTACATAtgagtattgaaaaaaataggtTTATTGAACCTactgaatatttattagaggATGTTAAAGCTGagaaaatgttaaattttaattttaaaaaaagtttgatgaGATCAAAAGAAACTAGTCTtctaaaagattatttttttatcattatttcaaGTGTCAGTTTGCTGTCTACTGATAAATTGACGA gcTTGATTGAATTAGCtggtggaaaaaatttatcgcaAGTACCTGAACTgttgataaatgaaaaaatatttattgtttgttGTAAAAAAGATATTCGACAATTTGAAAAGTTGTATGTAGATAGAAGAGTTGAAATTGTAACCGCAGAGTTCATTATTGATAGTTTATTGAAACAAGAATTTAGATTTGAAAGACCTAGTCTGTAG
- the LOC130665461 gene encoding uncharacterized protein LOC130665461 isoform X3 codes for MPVNRLDNGENVNTTQVEETSIKRQSKLIISKVENNKIIVARKINTTQKSVKFIKSYSNNDTTNTGGKTTSEEFAVSSTVPHDPAVEESTALKKISNNVAADSDTVGLKNKVTKYKNSEKIIDLGDSSDSESTIVLSCDLNKNKKMSKSKKCSSKNPKRVLMNFSKNLNGRSTLSVHKKLNKSATVISSSKLVDKKNNKSQDIYVDDSDLTLMLTADEPNKSQNIIKNEINDVYVGDSDSTLVLTPGEQNKSQSIDINKVNTCLGDSDSPLTLTPDEPSKFQNIIKNKVNDTYEGDSDSTLILTPDEHNNSQNIIKNKVDDIYDDSDSTVLLTPADECENRKKITNKTFNKTKESTEPPKKKSKNSGVWKNGTSQSTKIEAPCALSSQESKDKISKTFRDGSVNLSGLPPHELEEKLSEIIGDGQLEPQSHLLTQDVLKSSQNNDSADKSDKNHSLEDTLKLNETLDIRKLDDTLRLSQTNESTDSSLLHLNYQLYNENSDDELTDSSLGKLVIDESADKTIDSMDPMDISNIDQNNDSLDDKEDSPDVSMKSFGSNIKLKRLEKKRELAIRIERLDVAGLIKKPSNLCMQKELRVRLERLPFVNKKITPIKAQGKKRKSPDQKLLKKNKNGGSDLETSLKIVKIVLTPINLKDYPNLRNFQTDSPINCSNFQSSTVDKKLTKNNSTTRGNKSKILGSKKQSDSTLSPTRKRLVYKNTPEKSNSIKKRRRPNLKAAIKNVNSAANNNLNENSQLKKELRVNLVRLSMNDVVLWQSNVQRQNQIYKILFKGIKSKIYEKMIRKLGGVITDNPTIATVLIAEKISKTYEFISALVRGIPIVSIEWLHMSIEKNRFIEPTEYLLEDVKAEKMLNFNFKKSLMRSKETSLLKDYFFIIISSVSLLSTDKLTSLIELAGGKNLSQVPELLINEKIFIVCCKKDIRQFEKLYVDRRVEIVTAEFIIDSLLKQEFRFERPSL; via the exons ATGCCGGTGAATAGGTTAGATAATGGAGAAAATGTTAACACTACTCAAGTTGAAGAAACTTCGATTAAAAGACAAAGTAAGTTGATAATCTCAAAGGTAGAAAACAACAAAATTATTGTTGCtcgtaaaataaatacaacgCAGAAGTCAGTTAAGTTCATTAAAAGCTACTCGAACAATGATACCACTAATACTGGTGGTAAAACAACATCTGAAGAATTTGCTGTTTCAAGTACAGTTCCACATGATCCAGCAGTTGAAGAATCTACagctctaaaaaaaatatctaataacGTTGCAGCTGATAGTGACACTGTAGGCCTAAAAAATAAGGTCACAAAATATAAgaattcagaaaaaataattgacttGGGCGACTCCAGTGACTCAGAATCAACGATAGTATTGTCctgtgatttaaataaaaacaaaaaaatgtcgaAAAGTAAGAAGTGCTCGTCGAAAAATCCGAAGCGCGTGttgatgaatttttcaaaaaatttaaatggcaGATCTACTTTATCAGTTCATAAGAAACTCAATAAATCTGCGACAGTTATAAGTTCAAGTAAATtggttgataaaaaaaataataaaagtcaaGATATTTATGTTGATGATTCTGATTTAACTTTAATGTTGACGGCTGACGAACCCAATAAATcccaaaatattattaaaaatgaaattaatgatGTTTATGTTGGTGATTCTGATTCAACTTTAGTGTTGACTCCTGGTGAGCAGAATAAATCCCAAagtattgatataaataaagttaatacttGTCTTGGTGATTCTGATTCCCCTCTAACGTTGACACCTGACGAGCCCagtaaattccaaaatatCATCAAGAATAAAGTTAATGATACTTATGAAGGTGACTCTGACTCAACTTTAATATTGACGCCCGATGAGCACAATAATTCCCAAAATATCATCAAGAATAAAGTTGATGATATTTATGATGATTCAGATTCGACGGTTCTTTTAACACCAGCTGACGAGTGCGAgaatcgtaaaaaaataacaaataaaacttttaacaaAACTAAGGAGTCAACTGAACCTCCCAAGAAGAAATCTAAAAATTCGGGAGTTTGGAAAAACGGAACAAGTCAATCGACTAAGATTGAAGCTCCCTGTGCATTATCAAGTCAGGAGtcaaaagataaaatttctaaaacaTTTAGAGATGGATCAGTTAATTTATCTGGGCTTCCACCTCATGAGCTAGAAGAGAAACTCTCTGAAATAATTGGAGATGGTCAATTAGAGCCTCAGTCTCATCTCTTAACTCAAGATGTTTTGAAATCTAGTCAAAATAATGATTCAGCTGACAAATCTGATAAGAATCATTCTTTAGAGGATACATTGAAACTGAATGAAACTTTAGATATTCGAAAGCTTGATGATACATTGAGGTTGAGCCAAACTAATGAGTCAACTGATTCAAGCCTTCTACATTTGAATTATCAATTGtataatgaaaattccgaTGATGAATTGACGGATTCATCGTTAGGAAAGCTAGTAATTGATGAATCGGCTGATAAAACTATAGATTCTATGGATCCTATggatatttcaaatattgatcAAAATAACGATTCACTTGACGACAAAGAGGATTCTCCAGATGTCAGTATGAAGTCATTTGggtcaaatattaaattaaaaagactgGAAAAGAAGCGAGAGCTAGCTATCAGGATCGAGAGACTAGACGTTGctggattaattaaaaagcCATCTAATTTATGTATGCAAAAGGAGTTGAGAGTGAGATTGGAACGATTACcgtttgttaataaaaaaattactcccaTTAAAGCGCAGGGTAAAAAACGTAAATCTCCTGATCAAAAACTACtgaagaagaataaaaatggAGGTAGTGACTTGGAAACGTCTTTGAAAATTGTAAAGATTGTCTTGACTCCAATTAATTTGAAAGATTATccaaatttaagaaatttccAAACTGACTCTccaattaattgttcaaattttcaatcttCGACAGTTGACAAGAAACTTACTAAAAATAACTCTACTACTAGAGGTAATAAGAGTAAAATTTTAGGAAGTAAAAAACAATCTGATTCAACGTTATCGCCAACTCGAAAACgtttagtttataaaaatactccAGAAAAGAGTAATTCCATTAAGAAAAGACGAAGACCGAATTTGAAGGCTGccataaaaaatgttaactcAGCTGctaacaataatttgaatgaaaattcacagttaaaaaaagaattgagaGTTAATTTAGTAAGACTTTCTATGAACGATGTGGTTTTGTGGCAGTCAAATGTTCAAAGACAAAatcaaatttacaaaattttatttaaaggcatcaaaagtaaaatatatgaaaaaatgatacgAAAACTTG GTGGTGTTATTACTGATAATCCTACAATTGCGACTGTGTTGATTGCTGAAAAAATCAGCAAAACTTATGAGTTCATTAGCGCTTTGGTTCGCGGCATTCCTATTGTTTCAATTGAGTGGTTACATAtgagtattgaaaaaaataggtTTATTGAACCTactgaatatttattagaggATGTTAAAGCTGagaaaatgttaaattttaattttaaaaaaagtttgatgaGATCAAAAGAAACTAGTCTtctaaaagattatttttttatcattatttcaaGTGTCAGTTTGCTGTCTACTGATAAATTGACGA gcTTGATTGAATTAGCtggtggaaaaaatttatcgcaAGTACCTGAACTgttgataaatgaaaaaatatttattgtttgttGTAAAAAAGATATTCGACAATTTGAAAAGTTGTATGTAGATAGAAGAGTTGAAATTGTAACCGCAGAGTTCATTATTGATAGTTTATTGAAACAAGAATTTAGATTTGAAAGACCTAGTCTGTAG